CGCGGCGTCGCCGCTGACGGCGGGCGCGGCGCTGGACGTGCGCTCGGGCGAGCTGTTCCCGGCCGCGTTCCCCGACAAGGGCCCGGAGCTGGCGCTGCGCGGCGCGCGCATGATCACCGGCGGGCCGCACTCCGCGCAGGTACTCTACCTACGCTCACTATAcgtgactctatcgcctaactGTACTGTGTATTGAGTACAAAATGTTGCCCGCGgcggtaccctatgtccttgtaaattgcaaaaaaattgcTTGAGTAGATGAGCGCGAACaggtaacaaatttataatattagttaaaatatacctgttcaagaaatatatatttataacacatgTTTCTTATAAGGATGTGACCAACTAAATATCCCATCCTTCACATAACCACATGTCAATACAAGCAtaagaaataagttttaaacaaatacacaaaAGTGACAAGTATTCTCTATATAAACACAGcatacacataaaaatttaactaaactaaaagttatattttatagatgactagcttttgcccgcggcttcgcccgcgtgaatttcatagcaaaatcttaataatttttttatcgcgtactctaagactggtaaatatatatgattcaaattcgcatttttttatctttagttcaattccctgtttcccgctgcgtgtcccGTCCCgaaaacttgtccaatcccgcttcctgctatttaatgtagatatcctgcaccgtttcctacatattgtgccgtcatgtttttcgcaatatgtcccgtcccgtttcccactacgtgtctccttcccatttcccgctccgactcccactcccgctttctgcaacgcttCCGTCCTATTTTCCTCTCTTAGTGCCcacctacactcacctacatgccaaatttcagcttgtTCAAATTGTCGCGTTGCTGCGTGCCGTgttcaacaataataaaagtatctacctacttaaaataattcggcgtgcgtattttttaatttcacgatatttcagaatctattAATCTAATTTATGTGCTGTAAAGGACAAAATTTATGTTCGTGAAATTCTCTTGATGattaaataatcttaataCTTACTCAATACTTTTAATCATAAGGATTAATATAcatgtgtaataataattgaaaaaatacaccttttaaatttacaatatctttttacatgtaaaatgccttatagatacttaattataaaatatagatagtaTTGTGTCGCGGACTTTTTTATAGATCtactaaaaacctatatttttgtagtacattGTGTGCTACATGCACACAATGTACAACAAATCTCAAACTTATCAATGGTAGGGCCAGAGCACGAacgtaaatattttcgttagcgctttttttttcggattactttattaatgttGATTGATCCGGCagaatacttatttatttcaaaacataaGCAATATCAGATAGTATAgctatagcaatctcggataatgtagctttctaatggtgaaataatttttgaaatcggtttggtagcttcggagattacccgccccAAACATACCAAATCACAAAcgcttcataatattagtacaattctttataatattagtatggatttttgAGTGAGAAACCATAGCGTGATTtagagatttaaaatttttgtggcgccatctagtgatttatttcggaagtaaactatatgtatatatcattTTGTCTGAGCGAAACCATAGCGGGTTTTAAAAGTCTtggtggcgccatctattatctttatgttcaaaactaaaatataacaaaattaaattgaaaaaggataccttctaattatatctatatcagactttcatcgataaaaaaaatgtttatattcactttacacctttctacaaaattttaaagtaaatcggctccgtgggttgttattttaattttcctacagaaccctgggatgaaatgtctataagatgttaacccagGATtccgaggcatttttgattcataattagtttttcaattatcctacgggaacctgaccatttaccgggatgaaatgtatctaagatgttaaaccggtatataaggtacctacataccaaatttcaagcaaatcggtccagtagatttcgagtgatgcgcgttcagacagacagacagacagacagacagacagacagacaaaaatttccaaaactatattttcgtcatctatagtatattccatgaagaattaaaaaaatatatccaatgtacaaatttggcctctcttcaattttattatatgtattgattgatgatgatattgatgtaattataatgactacaaaattttaattaaaatgttattccaggtGTTGGATATCTACGACAACGCAGTGGGAATGCTGCGCATCGGGCCCTTCAACTACGATCCGCTGCGGGGAGTCGACTTGTGGCTGGAGCAGTCGGACGACTTCATCCTGCAGCACCTCAGCACCACGCCCAACGTCGAGCCGCCGCACTTTGTGCATAACGtcagtttgtatatcaatatgGCGTGTGCTTCACGCACTAAAATAAGACCACAcaaccaaattcaaatttattattatatatctcagtgtttttctaaatacctattaacataaaatcatCTTAAAAATCCagtcttaaaaaaatagcaGTAAACAGCGTCACAACGTGTTGTTGCAGATCCGCTTAACGCTGAAGTTCATCCAGCAGCACCCGTTCCCGGCCGTGACGGTGTTCCCGGACAACCGGCCGCACTACTACCGCCGCGACGACCACGCCGGCTGCTGGCTGCCCGTGCGCTTCTAACGTCCAATACCAGCCCTTTATTGTCATTGCTCACTGGCcgctaatttaaaaaaagttacgtCTTGTTCCaattttgaacttttttttatctggCTGGAAATGTATTGAtgctacattttttatattgttctaTCAATTTGTGGTGAAACGAGCCATTGCcatgttattacaaaaaaaaattatacctacaatgtctaaaataaaacacttcaTAAACACGTGCTTATGTgacattttttagttttcagtATATTTTCATTCTGGTCGGATAATGTCCTTAACAAGCATAGTGAGATATTGGGTTATTTTAGCACCATTTCTAACTAAGTAGATATGTAACCTAATGCaagattataatattgatttcttgttttggatatttataaaattaccatTAAATGCGTTAATCACGGCCTGGTAAGAACGTGATCAAAAAAATGAACTGACATCACTataaccaaataaataaatactcaccACGTTTATGAAATTCATTATAACACTATGATTCAAGTGACTTTCCATGAGAATGacataaaaagtacataacaaaaaagtataattttacgGAATCCACGTTGCGTTGACCTCACACTTGACAGTTTTCTTTTGTCTTGAATATaactgtttttaatatttgatttaatgaTTTGAATTATGACTGGTTagctatgtaaataaatgagttTTTCATTCACCATGGTTCATTGGATTCATGAGAAAACTTGATTTTACAAAGacacattgaaatatttattgacaaattCGAAAATTTTCAGCGAAACTTTTCACTGACAAAACATATCACGCTGTAATAGTGccttatttagttttatttaatgtgaaccagtgaaaattattattattttcgatcACAAAATAGTCTCCAACATTTAAGTACATGTCTGACTATTTATTATGAGTTGTAGTTTTATGTTGTattgaatttttgtttctttttttaaattgtgtaacaGCGTTTTATTGTGATAATGTTAGTTTAGCAAATTATGAACTTTTAATTAACAGAATGTCAAaaagtttaagttttttataacatttttaatgaaaacatgTGTACAACATACCAGTTGactaaataagtacatttatatgtaaatatgagtttttttattatttaaggtAAATTTAAGCtacttaaatgtatattttgacatattttctaatattgaTTTCCTACTTAAACCCTACATTTCAGAATAGTCTTGTATTTATGAAGCTAGCAATATTCCAGTTTGTGGTTAAATATAGACGTGTAGCAAgtttcttgtaaatattttagtgaatATAGTAGCAATATTTAGTAATTGACGTTAATAGTTAtgttttgtgaaatataatgaatatatttaaagttcaatgtgtgttttattttagatttgacGACCATCTTGGCCTCCCCTATTGCAGCACTATATGGgttgattttaaaatcaaagtaGCCTTTACTTTATCGGGTCTATAATTATATCTGctctttaaatttcatcaaaatctgtccagcacagcggtttagccgtgaaagcttcgcatttataatagtacaGATTCTAGGTAGGACGTTAAGAGTACCACTTATACAGTATATCCtactatgtatgtacctatgtctGTGGGTTCAAACAAAGAGGATAGGgttcaatcaatcaaaatacCCAGACAACATGACACGATACGACCACTACTTTTTGGGCTTTGACCAGTTTGACCACAacaagggtgaatttcacgaccttttgaacgcggcgtgtagtgtgtcattagtgtcgcacattttttttgaatatagaatatatttttgaaaactaaacatttataaaatttgcattgtaccagtactttatttatttataaaataggaaattgcattgattactgtgtatggtacaatttaataaacactaatgagagctcgcggcggcgttcaaaacgcttaTGAAATTCACCCACAAATGCTTTTCTTGTACTTACTacgaaaattgtaattaattaagtacctaaatgTCACTTCGCTAATCTCTATGTGTCAATGTCACTGTCTATCAACTTCACTGGCGCTGCTGTTGATGAAGTGTTGGTTGActaaaattttgcttttacGTGTTTTTGTATCAATCATTGTTTGTCCAGACTTCTAAAAGTGTTTTACATTCTGAATAAGGCAAAGTACTAtctctaaataaaaaagctatttTGAGAAAATGGAGAAACCCGCCGTCACAGACCAACCACCCCCATATTCAGCTGTAAATCCAGGTgaggaacaaaaaaaaagcaatcATAGAAACTTTATACCTTGTAACATGAATCATTTACTGCGATAAGTACTGTGGAACTACGCAACGCTGGCCATTTCCTATGCTTTGATAACGTAGTTATTGTTAGGTTTATTTAGTAGTTTTACATgcaatataagaaatataagaaacagacaatagaaacatttttgtaagcATCCTTATTCACCAATTTGGTGAAACACTAGGTAAGTACCAAAATTCTTATCAGAAAACTTGTAAATACATGGAATTAATAAATGAGAAAAGTCCAGAATAATTCACTGAATCATCAATACACAAACCAGAATTACcttgaaaactatttttcacTGATATTTCTCAGTTTTAGACTTTGAATGCAAATTAGAACTGAACTAGACTATCCAATTAGCATGTAGCTTGCtatttatcacatttttgCTTTCATTATTCCAGTAAGGAAGAGTATGGTGACATATCAGTCATTTTTAATCCCATATTTACAAAGATGATggttgttatattattactagttTTATGgttaaaacatgtatttttattaatgatttatgTTCAATCATTCCAGGTCCACCACCAAACATGGGCAATGCGCCTCCCCCACCGCCTCCAGGCTACCCGACCTACGGCCCGCCTCCCCCACCACCCGGGTACATGCCCAACTACGGGGCTACCAGCATAATCATACAACCACCTATCATAGCAGTAGGTGCCTGCCCTGCTTGTCGGGTTGGCATTCTTGAAGACGACTTCACATGTCTGGGTATATTGTGTGCCATCTTCTTTTTCCCAATAGGAATTCTATGCTGTCTCGCTCTCAAAAACAGAAGATGCTCCAACTGTGGTGCCATGTTTGGCTGAGGATGATGTTAGACTAGTGAACATTGGATTGGAAACtgattttgacaaatatttgaagatttatcttttttgGGTTAGTAACATTAGTTGTAACAATTTTGATTCTTGGTTCCTTTTTCATCATCAGACTAGTAAATAGTGtgaaaatttagtaaaaaaaactattcatagaaacataaaaatcaatttcaagAGTTACCATTACATTTACCATGTTACTACCCCCAAAAACAAATGGCCAAATGTTGATTCTCTATTTCATATAGGTAACTCATTatcaaatttctttttaattttatctggtaaaattttcatagaaaattcTAAGAAATATCTAAAAGAAAGGAAAGATGATGTAATGattatttagacaaaattaatataaaaaacggAAGATCATTATttcgatataaaattataattacaatgatAGCCTTTCGTGCTATTTCAAAACATATGtgaattattttgaaacatcAATTTTTACTatctacatttatatattttctacattCCACATTAAAAGTTTTGACAATATATAGTGATACAGAAAAATGTTATCActaaagatatttattgatacaaaTCCTGAATTAACAcaatcatataattatattttatgtataacttAACTGATTGTTTTATAAAGCTCAAAGCTCAATTAATAGTtatcaaaatatgaatttatttgtacgAATTTAGATTTTCAAGTGGCTATGACCGAAAGCAGATGTGAACGGATACATTTGAATTATACACATTAAATAAACCACTAACATGtgtaattcaaatttatcCTTTAGCTAAAtagagaaagaaataaatactttgacaAATGTTATGTACatcaaactttattaattagtatagTTACCCTTTATAATGTCAagcataaaaacattataaaatataaagctaGCCAGTAAATAGTCTGCAGTCCAGAATTGGGTTGCATGAGCTCAGCAGTTGTTTGATATAAGCTTAAAATGATGATCATCCGTGTGGTGCCCACATACAAGTAAAGAAGCATCTTGTACCTCTTTTTTCGTAGCGGAGTTTCGATAAACGCGAAAGCACGGTAGCATTTGATTGATAAAACTTGAGCGTTCAAACGCTTCGCCCTTGAAAGTGGCGTATATAACTTTTCAATACAGGAAGAATTTCCATATACTCATTTTTGGCAGTCGAGAATTCATCCACAGCCTCTATCACTTTGGACAGTGACTGATTGATTTTAACACTTTCGCGGATGCACGACAAAGCAGaagtatacttataatataacttataacAACTAAACTTTAGTACGTCGTCGAGTATCCGTGAAAGtgttaaatcataaatattacacTTCATTAAAGTAACGAAtctgttaaattataaaacagtaCTTTTTGCATATTAAAACAGGCAACAATTGCTATCTGCAGATAAAACAAAACCCAtctattgataaattattattttttttgatttatCAGACATTGAGTATATTTCGTGATAAcggtttatttttgatttgtcaTAAATAGTGACGTAATTTTTCAGCTATAGGTATTTTTCAAGTGACGTATGCAATTTGTTtgacgatttaaaaaatcgtttatGTTACATTTTGTAGGTCTGGACTAGTGATGTGATGATGAGATCTTTATTCTCGAAAATTCCCTCCCTTAAGAATTTCGCCAAGAGAAATTCCCGTCGAAAATTTCACGGGAACGAACTGAAGGGAATTCTAGCGAATCACCGAGAATATTTCCTGACCGTTTCCGTGCATACTCGTAAATTTCGAAAGTGCATATCACTGGACCTTGTAGCagtataattaatgttaataatttctAGTTACAAACGCCTAGGTATAACATGTTATCTAAGCAGAAGTTAGCTTATTATCTATCTAATattggttatttttaatattgaggTTATATAGGAATGTGTTTTTAGTTTACGGCCAGTTGGAGTGCCTTGCTATAGAATTCGACTTGTACAATTTTCaacttattaatatatattttttcataaaaaggCATTAATATATAGTCTAACATCTATTATTTAGAAAGTAGggataataaacaatttcaaagCCAAATTGTATGCCATATTATAATCTGATTTTTCTGCGTCTGAAACATTAAtcacatataaatttatgtgtattattttttggccattgtaattattatgattaaattaCTGTATCAATCAGTCCGAAAAAAAGTATGactgttttttaaaattttgcagcaAAATGCCTTTATATAGTATTAaggaaaatgttaattattgaTAGTTATGTAACGTaggtaactatattatataaactgattactattaaatttatatagaatttataaaataaagtttgggaatattatatttaatattgttttcactATTTCATGTATTTCGTCTGAGCGTCCCGATTCCTTCCATAGCCAGCGTCGGATCTCTGTTCTCGGATGTCTGTAGTCTGTCACCTGGGTACACCCAGAGATGAGATGAGATACCTCTCATGAACCGTgatagttaatattttcacaGATGTGAATTTCTGTTGTCGCTTTAACAATGTTAAAAAACAGGGGATTCCCTAACAAACGTGATTTTGCCGTTTTTGTAGACGAAAGGTACCTTCGTGCGCTAGTCCGAATAGTACTTGGCtggttttattatgtttgtggTAACAACATTTCCGAAGAGGGTTGAAGTTCAGccaataaaaaattctaacgATTTTGAGACGTagaaagtatatattataagaagAATATGTGATGTGAATATCTAATGGTATCATTTCTGATTCtgatctaataaaaaatcaagtttatttcTCTGAAAAGAGCAGAagaataatgttaaaattggTTTAAATCGGCATAAAAAGAAGTAGTTTTCCACATCTTTGCTCCAATACTTTAACGAGGGCATCCAATCTAGCTCAAACTAGTATTATCTATCAGGTCATTGTTCGTGTAGCTCGGTCGCAATTTTCAGCGTCATTTGGTATCTGTCTGTTTCCCGTTATCGCCGACCGCAGGCAGGACGATTGGTGTAATGCAATATATTCtacacattattttcatttcaattgcataatataaattttcagtGGTATAATGAATGTTTGATGAATAATTGAACCCGACTAACGAAGAAAATGATATATACTTGTAAAACTTGATCTCTGTGACAGGTAGGTAATAAAGTAGAAAAAGAAGGtaataaagaagaagaaagacaTTAGGTCAaggtaaataatgtatttcgtACATTACACaagttgttattaataaattatacattaacaTAAGATAgcatgtacttattttaaaagataactgtatgaaaataataagaaagtaCCTACCATGAAATTAGTAGTTACGAAGTACTGTGGCGTTCCCccacttatttatatttacaccttataatgtaaatttgtgtctgtttgtattaatttacttttaatttgagGAAAATAATTTCCATCCTGAAAGTTTATTACAGGTATGTCACTGAATCCATGGCAAGTACATCAGTCTTGTCCCTCACTTCGAAAGTATCCGTTCATTCTGCTGTTAAACCGATAATGGTACCAtgtaattagtaggtaggtagttactCCTTACAATGAAATACAAACTAAATCCATGAATGATACCTATTTTGTGAAGCTacggacatatttttttgatgcTACACTGCTACGAAGACACATAGCAAATGCTACAGTAGCTTGCGTGCCTCCAgcgaataattaatttaatttttatggtCGCTATCACGGTCTTAATTAATTTGGCAAACATTTTGTTAGCTAGAAATAAGATTAGCTGTGATCTTtgcttgtaaatttttattgttcgcAGTTTAGTTCATATACGCGATGATCTTGCACAAAACTTGTTGGAAGAGGTGTCCTCGTGTGAGGTTGGTTTACGatataagtacagtcaaccgcatgtCAAGTATTCCTGGATGGAATGACATGGATCTCTATGCTGCGGTGATACTGGATGACTTAGGActtgctgtcgactgtaccagCGAAACGCcactttatttttagcttGGCTTTATAGCAACTTAAGTTTATAGGCAGTAAAGTCAGGCAAGTTTCAGCTTATCGCCAGTGATAGCGGCGAAGCCATTCAGCCGTGATTGTATTGTCTCGAGGTATCTAGGTTACAAACTATTGGTTTCATTATAAACACATCTGTATATTACTTGCCTTGggaatcaaataaattattttttaaatttaaaataaataatagtgtaGATAGATTACTTTGCACTTTTGATTTAGACGAGGTGATAACTAATACTAACTTGAATAagggaaatatatttataatatattcgtTATGTTGAACATTTGCTGTGAATAATAACGAATTGATTGTATCTACTTTTtctgtattatttatctttttgttgatctatgataCTACCTATAGTTTTACTTGTACCTAATAGTCGCATGTCGTCACTTTGTTAAAAGTACTGCAGACACACCTTTATGGTTTTTATCAGTGTTCTTCTAAATTTGTTAATGTAGTgggaaataaacaaataaaaaatgttccaAAATTATTACCAACTGTAGGTATaactaaagtttttttaacacaaataatatttgttcgcGAAAATCTTGAAGTAAATTGGcgtaaatttgtaaatattgtccCAAAGGAGCAAAGTGGGAAGTCGTAGGGTCATATCTCAGTGAAATATTTGGGGGCAATAAAGGCAGATTACCAGGAGGCGACTTATTTGGAGCTCCCATGGGTCCCTCGACCCTTGCGTGCGAAATTTTTGCGAACGAACGACAAAGGAAAATGTAGTTTTCAGAGTGCATTCAGTTTATAGAAGactagcttcgcccgcggcttcgcacgaaTGAATTTTCCACGAGCACAGTTACTTTTCCGGGATGTAAGGTGTAGAAGAGATAATGTACACAGATTTCTcagtacttcaaactataagTAGGATTGCAACATTTtgagaagattggttgagtggatagagtgaagaggtaacaaacaaatttactttagcat
This portion of the Plodia interpunctella isolate USDA-ARS_2022_Savannah chromosome 10, ilPloInte3.2, whole genome shotgun sequence genome encodes:
- the LOC128673023 gene encoding membrane protein BRI3-like, translating into MEKPAVTDQPPPYSAVNPGPPPNMGNAPPPPPPGYPTYGPPPPPPGYMPNYGATSIIIQPPIIAVGACPACRVGILEDDFTCLGILCAIFFFPIGILCCLALKNRRCSNCGAMFG